A genome region from Brooklawnia propionicigenes includes the following:
- a CDS encoding recombinase family protein, with the protein MSMITTMNRRLEMPLLPPELQVSIERLREMADEDWLASILYGRASQDRHKLMRSIDDQLMELVGWCEPIRWCPAVIVRDSDRSASQWRKKEREGFDEAMALIEEGNHGGFATWEPSRAGRDLEIYVQLRKACQRAGVLYLTHGRVYDLSRSDDSFMMGFEFLRAEADANTMRERQIRTAKLNAEKGRPHGRLPYGYRRVYDEHTGVLLRQEPDPHKGQIVRHAAREVLAGRSLYSVAMELQDAGEPTPMKSWVENPRGWDTKTLHQVLRNPTIAGKRVYRGEIIGDALWEPLISWEDFQRLQRMFADPGRRAKGGGGTPAKTLMTHVARCHYCGRPLRRAVDKRPGKTPAPKYQCMFRGCYKITISQPGLDAYVEEAVLSWFEQPANLARLTASDDGSEWERQARDAEQQRAALQTRLDEAIAQYTAGSLNLDTLTKVEQTLRPQIAEAERAMVPPITDERIRALVTANDLRAAWAALGMAEQRKIIKAAFDVRVQQTTNRGQNKFEPERVLMEPRIR; encoded by the coding sequence ATGTCCATGATTACAACGATGAACCGGCGGCTGGAGATGCCGCTGCTGCCCCCGGAGTTGCAGGTGTCCATCGAGCGGCTGCGGGAGATGGCCGACGAGGACTGGCTCGCGTCGATCCTGTACGGCCGCGCCTCGCAGGATCGGCACAAGTTGATGCGCTCGATTGACGACCAGCTCATGGAGTTGGTCGGCTGGTGCGAGCCGATCCGCTGGTGCCCGGCGGTGATCGTCCGCGACTCTGACCGTTCGGCGTCTCAGTGGCGCAAGAAGGAGCGGGAGGGCTTCGACGAGGCGATGGCGTTGATCGAGGAGGGCAACCACGGCGGCTTCGCCACCTGGGAGCCGTCTCGGGCCGGGCGCGACCTGGAGATCTACGTCCAACTCCGTAAGGCGTGCCAGCGCGCCGGAGTGCTGTACCTGACCCACGGGCGCGTCTACGACCTCTCCCGCAGCGATGACTCGTTCATGATGGGCTTCGAGTTCCTGCGCGCGGAGGCGGACGCGAACACGATGCGGGAGCGTCAGATCAGGACGGCGAAATTGAACGCCGAGAAGGGCCGACCGCACGGCCGTCTCCCGTACGGGTACCGGCGGGTCTATGACGAGCACACGGGCGTGCTGCTGCGGCAGGAGCCCGACCCGCACAAGGGCCAGATCGTGCGGCATGCGGCACGCGAGGTGCTGGCGGGCCGGTCGCTGTACTCGGTGGCGATGGAGTTGCAGGACGCGGGCGAGCCGACGCCGATGAAGTCGTGGGTGGAGAACCCTCGCGGCTGGGACACCAAGACGCTGCACCAGGTGCTGCGCAACCCGACGATCGCGGGCAAGCGGGTCTACCGGGGCGAGATCATCGGGGATGCGCTGTGGGAGCCGCTGATCTCGTGGGAGGACTTCCAGCGGTTGCAGCGGATGTTCGCTGACCCCGGCAGGCGCGCCAAGGGCGGCGGCGGAACCCCGGCCAAGACCCTGATGACGCATGTCGCCCGCTGCCACTACTGCGGCAGGCCGCTGCGCCGAGCGGTGGACAAGCGGCCCGGCAAGACGCCCGCGCCGAAGTACCAGTGCATGTTCCGTGGCTGCTACAAGATCACCATCTCCCAGCCGGGCCTGGATGCCTATGTGGAGGAGGCGGTGTTGTCGTGGTTCGAGCAGCCGGCGAACCTGGCCCGGCTGACCGCCTCGGACGACGGCAGCGAGTGGGAGCGGCAGGCACGCGATGCCGAGCAGCAGCGGGCGGCGTTGCAGACCCGGCTGGACGAGGCGATTGCGCAGTACACGGCGGGCAGTCTGAACCTGGACACGCTGACCAAGGTCGAGCAGACGCTGCGCCCGCAGATCGCTGAGGCCGAGCGTGCGATGGTTCCCCCGATCACCGATGAGCGCATCCGGGCGCTGGTGACCGCGAACGATCTTCGTGCGGCCTGGGCTGCGCTCGGGATGGCCGAGCAGCGCAAGATCATCAAGGCCGCGTTCGACGTCCGTGTGCAGCAGACGACCAATCGCGGGCAGAACAAGTTCGAGCCCGAGCGGGTGCTGATGGAGCCGCGCATCCGGTGA
- a CDS encoding sulfate permease, translating into MLRLIWNTSIRIRMFLRTWMPTNILLDALRTRRGLKWGAPAMLLSVAYFALAYWCTTLIDNGAPGWLHLIVLLCIYNAFKFLIYGPISLARLIAARRRERIEQRRQEQADEADDTSEVTTPLPAN; encoded by the coding sequence ATGCTTCGACTGATCTGGAACACCAGCATCCGTATCCGCATGTTCCTGCGTACCTGGATGCCTACCAACATCCTGCTCGACGCGCTGCGCACCCGGCGAGGTCTCAAGTGGGGCGCACCGGCGATGCTGCTGTCGGTCGCCTACTTCGCCCTCGCCTACTGGTGCACCACCCTCATCGACAACGGCGCTCCCGGCTGGCTGCACCTGATCGTGCTGCTGTGCATCTACAACGCCTTCAAGTTCCTCATCTACGGCCCCATCAGCCTCGCCCGACTCATCGCAGCCCGCCGCCGCGAGCGCATCGAACAGCGACGACAGGAGCAGGCAGACGAAGCGGACGACACATCCGAAGTGACGACGCCTCTGCCCGCGAACTGA
- a CDS encoding DUF6349 family protein, producing MEHEGQLAFDFEEFEREEARARLHEWAGAPLHFTTDYYPPAMLDEAFAYWRFLNGDFGSFGRSHMWHRSIGGGTVEFGEHRAESFTADLRPEPGAEGPGDLLTMMVCEPCEWHSPAGSKNEAVEAWHDHAVPGWRELPVVPGQVRVRSETGLTKVALRWIEQRYPLHMQVPGAPIITERAQYGTRHVAGYSPWGGYDLSATALERPARTQPVGSVRREAAWFEAAQPAASSARRGRGLGD from the coding sequence ATGGAGCACGAGGGGCAGTTGGCGTTCGACTTCGAGGAGTTCGAGCGTGAGGAGGCCCGTGCCCGGCTGCACGAGTGGGCGGGCGCGCCGTTGCACTTCACCACGGACTACTACCCGCCCGCGATGCTGGACGAGGCGTTCGCGTACTGGCGGTTCCTCAACGGCGACTTCGGTTCGTTCGGCCGCAGCCATATGTGGCATCGCAGCATCGGCGGCGGCACGGTGGAGTTCGGGGAGCACCGCGCCGAGTCGTTCACCGCCGATCTGCGTCCCGAGCCGGGCGCGGAGGGGCCGGGCGATCTGCTGACGATGATGGTGTGCGAGCCGTGCGAGTGGCACTCGCCCGCCGGCAGCAAGAACGAGGCGGTCGAGGCGTGGCACGACCACGCTGTACCGGGGTGGCGCGAGCTGCCGGTGGTTCCCGGTCAGGTGAGGGTGCGTTCGGAGACCGGACTGACGAAGGTCGCGCTGCGGTGGATCGAACAGCGATACCCGCTGCACATGCAGGTGCCCGGCGCGCCGATCATCACCGAACGCGCACAGTACGGCACCCGACATGTGGCCGGGTACTCACCGTGGGGCGGCTACGACCTGTCGGCCACCGCCCTGGAGCGCCCGGCCCGCACGCAGCCGGTCGGCTCTGTGCGGCGGGAAGCGGCCTGGTTCGAGGCGGCGCAGCCTGCGGCATCCTCGGCGCGTCGCGGGCGCGGTCTCGGGGACTGA
- a CDS encoding sugar porter family MFS transporter, with translation MSDTSVTQQSAGANSLVIRSAIVASIGGLIFGFDTAVISGTTTSLERVYDLTSSGLGFTVAIATIGTIVGAIFAGQLADKYGRRKMLFVIGAFYLVGALGTALAPEGPFGHNVFMLFRFLGGIGVGMSSVCAPIYTAEIAPPAQRGRLVGLVQFNIVLGILLAYLSNFIIRQIVAEETAWRWMLGVMAAPATIFVLLLLTVPETPRWLMAHGREAQAVQISRQLCKTVEESDLQISEIRAQLQQDAAARATKVPFFTKRYRKVILMAFAIAMFNQLSGVNAILYYAPVVMQQAGASDNASYLMSVAVGFMNLVATMTALTVIDRIGRRSLMFVGSIGYLISLGFLTIIMFTFEGRYNSTSSVLVLIGLLVFIAAHAFGQGSVIWVFISEIFPNRVRARGQSFGSLTHWTFAALTTYAFPPIVDKLGGGIAFAIFFVFMCGQLLWVQKVMPETKGVPLEEMSAKLGLEQ, from the coding sequence ATGTCGGATACTTCCGTCACCCAACAAAGCGCGGGCGCCAACTCGCTGGTCATCCGCAGCGCCATCGTCGCCTCCATCGGCGGTTTGATCTTCGGCTTCGACACCGCCGTCATCTCGGGCACCACCACCTCGCTCGAACGCGTCTACGACCTCACCTCGAGCGGTCTCGGTTTCACCGTCGCGATCGCTACGATCGGCACCATTGTCGGTGCCATCTTCGCCGGGCAGCTCGCTGACAAGTACGGCCGCCGCAAGATGCTGTTCGTCATCGGCGCCTTCTACCTCGTCGGTGCGCTCGGTACCGCGTTGGCACCCGAAGGCCCCTTCGGGCACAACGTCTTCATGCTCTTCCGGTTCCTCGGCGGCATCGGCGTCGGCATGTCGAGCGTGTGCGCACCGATCTACACTGCTGAGATCGCCCCGCCGGCCCAACGTGGACGCCTGGTCGGCCTCGTCCAGTTCAATATCGTGCTCGGCATCCTGCTCGCCTACTTGAGCAACTTCATCATCCGCCAGATCGTCGCCGAAGAGACCGCTTGGCGCTGGATGCTCGGCGTGATGGCCGCGCCGGCGACGATCTTCGTCCTGCTGCTGCTCACCGTTCCCGAGACTCCGCGCTGGCTGATGGCCCACGGACGCGAAGCCCAGGCCGTGCAGATCAGCCGCCAGCTCTGCAAGACGGTTGAGGAATCCGACCTCCAGATCTCCGAGATCCGCGCTCAGCTCCAGCAGGACGCCGCGGCGCGCGCGACCAAGGTGCCGTTCTTCACCAAGCGCTACCGCAAGGTGATCCTGATGGCCTTCGCGATCGCCATGTTCAACCAGCTGTCCGGCGTGAACGCGATCCTCTACTACGCTCCGGTTGTCATGCAGCAGGCGGGCGCCTCCGACAACGCGTCCTACCTGATGAGCGTGGCAGTGGGCTTCATGAACCTGGTCGCCACCATGACCGCACTGACGGTCATCGACCGCATCGGGCGCCGCTCGTTGATGTTCGTCGGCTCGATCGGCTACCTGATCAGCCTCGGCTTCCTCACCATCATCATGTTCACCTTCGAGGGCCGCTACAACTCGACCTCCTCGGTGCTGGTGCTCATCGGCCTGCTCGTCTTCATCGCAGCGCATGCCTTCGGGCAGGGTTCGGTCATCTGGGTGTTCATCTCGGAGATCTTCCCGAACCGGGTGCGGGCGCGTGGTCAGTCGTTCGGTAGCCTCACCCACTGGACGTTTGCCGCGCTAACCACCTACGCATTCCCCCCGATTGTCGATAAACTCGGTGGCGGCATCGCATTCGCCATCTTCTTCGTCTTCATGTGTGGCCAGCTGCTCTGGGTGCAGAAGGTCATGCCGGAGACCAAGGGTGTGCCCCTGGAGGAGATGTCAGCCAAGCTCGGACTCGAGCAATAG
- a CDS encoding ABC transporter ATP-binding protein, whose product MNALLSTRSLRKSYGDLDAVRGVDLDVEAGEIVGLLGANGAGKTTFMRCALGILAPSGGTSLLFGRPPSRLGRARIGYVPQGRGLYPDLTPHENAQFSAAAYGVRAGTDGSALAEGSPVDSYPRRLVRELPLGLQRRVAFDIALPHGPQLLVLDEPTSGVGPLESAELWEVIGRQAAAGIGVLVTTHTMNEAIQCDRLAVMVDGSIAAEGTEADIIAGATVVTVEAADWQAAFDRLVQAGLLVSLAGRGVRVLGAAPEQVLTALDGLPAAIGTAPVTLDERMALLAQ is encoded by the coding sequence ATGAACGCCCTGCTCAGCACCAGATCGCTGCGCAAGAGCTACGGAGATCTCGACGCGGTGCGCGGGGTCGACCTCGACGTCGAAGCCGGCGAGATCGTCGGGCTGCTGGGCGCCAACGGCGCCGGCAAGACCACGTTCATGCGCTGCGCCCTGGGCATCCTCGCCCCGTCGGGCGGTACCTCACTGCTGTTCGGCCGGCCGCCGTCGAGGCTCGGCCGCGCCCGCATCGGGTATGTTCCGCAAGGCCGCGGACTGTATCCCGATCTGACCCCACACGAGAATGCCCAGTTCTCGGCAGCCGCCTACGGCGTCCGGGCAGGCACTGACGGGTCCGCGCTGGCCGAGGGGTCGCCGGTCGACAGCTACCCGCGGCGCCTGGTGCGTGAGTTGCCACTCGGCTTACAACGCCGGGTCGCCTTCGACATCGCTCTTCCCCACGGGCCGCAACTGCTCGTCCTCGACGAGCCGACCTCAGGGGTCGGGCCGCTGGAGTCCGCCGAACTGTGGGAGGTGATCGGACGGCAGGCCGCGGCCGGAATCGGTGTGCTGGTCACCACTCACACCATGAACGAAGCCATCCAGTGCGACCGGCTGGCGGTCATGGTCGACGGATCGATCGCCGCTGAGGGTACCGAGGCCGACATCATCGCCGGGGCCACCGTCGTCACCGTCGAGGCCGCCGACTGGCAGGCCGCGTTCGACCGGCTGGTGCAAGCCGGGCTGCTGGTGAGCCTGGCAGGCCGAGGAGTGCGCGTGCTCGGCGCGGCGCCCGAGCAGGTACTGACCGCTCTCGACGGCCTACCGGCCGCGATCGGCACGGCACCGGTCACTCTCGATGAGCGCATGGCACTGTTGGCGCAATGA